A single region of the Aurantiacibacter sp. MUD11 genome encodes:
- a CDS encoding ankyrin repeat domain-containing protein yields MARVTFRNIVFTAAALALAAPAAAQFYSDGYLFLEAVKDREGDEATELLNKPGSTVINARDLTSGETGLHITVARRDITWTNFLLQEGANPNIADNSGRTPLIAAAQVGFVEGVRSLIAHGARVDVANRTGETPLIFAVLSGNLDLIEVLVTNGADPDRADNTGRSAREYASQPGVSSRVLAAIENNESDANSGGDRIYGPVF; encoded by the coding sequence GTGGCTCGCGTCACCTTTCGCAATATCGTCTTCACCGCTGCCGCACTGGCCCTTGCCGCACCTGCCGCAGCGCAGTTCTATTCTGACGGCTACCTCTTTCTCGAAGCGGTGAAGGACCGTGAGGGCGACGAAGCGACCGAGCTGCTCAACAAGCCGGGTTCCACCGTCATCAACGCCCGCGACCTGACTTCCGGCGAGACCGGCCTGCACATCACCGTGGCTCGCCGGGACATTACCTGGACCAACTTCCTGCTGCAGGAAGGGGCCAACCCCAATATCGCCGACAATTCCGGCCGCACCCCGCTGATCGCGGCGGCGCAGGTGGGTTTCGTCGAGGGGGTGCGGTCGCTCATCGCGCATGGCGCGCGTGTCGACGTGGCGAATCGCACGGGTGAAACGCCGCTGATCTTCGCCGTTCTCTCGGGCAATCTCGACCTGATCGAGGTGCTGGTGACCAACGGCGCCGATCCGGACCGGGCGGACAACACGGGACGCTCGGCGCGTGAATATGCGTCGCAGCCGGGCGTGTCCTCGCGCGTGCTCGCCGCGATCGAGAACAACGAATCGGACGCCAACTCGGGCGGCGATCGCATCTACGGCCCGGTGTTCTGA
- a CDS encoding COQ9 family protein produces the protein MADLAFADMTLDELRIALAPEIAVAAMFDGWSDAALVSAAETVGVDPAVARLAYKGGPMDMIDGWVASIGAKMEAHFADGRLENMKIRDKIRELVLFRLNAIAGLEESLRRAMSIQAMPQNVATALKQGWSSADKMWRLAGDTATDYNHYTKRAILGSIYGATLAVFVDDDSEDKAETRAFLDRRIDNVMSFEKAKAQLLGGNREHFDLARFLGRLRYPQD, from the coding sequence ATGGCCGACCTCGCCTTTGCCGACATGACGCTGGACGAGCTGCGCATCGCGCTTGCGCCGGAAATCGCGGTCGCGGCGATGTTCGACGGCTGGAGCGACGCCGCGCTCGTCTCGGCTGCGGAGACGGTCGGAGTCGATCCCGCTGTCGCGCGGCTCGCCTACAAGGGCGGCCCGATGGACATGATCGATGGCTGGGTGGCCTCGATCGGCGCCAAAATGGAAGCGCATTTCGCGGACGGGCGGCTCGAGAACATGAAAATTCGCGACAAGATCCGCGAACTCGTGCTGTTCCGCCTCAACGCTATCGCCGGGCTGGAAGAATCGCTGCGCCGGGCGATGTCGATCCAGGCCATGCCGCAGAACGTGGCGACTGCATTGAAGCAGGGCTGGTCCAGCGCGGACAAGATGTGGCGGCTCGCCGGTGACACGGCGACCGACTACAACCACTACACCAAGCGGGCGATCCTCGGTTCGATCTACGGCGCGACGCTGGCCGTGTTCGTTGACGACGATAGCGAGGACAAGGCGGAGACGAGGGCTTTCCTCGATCGCCGGATCGATAACGTGATGAGTTTCGAGAAGGCCAAGGCGCAGCTGCTGGGCGGCAATCGCGAGCACTTCGACCTTGCCCGTTTCCTTGGTCGGCTGCGCTACCCGCAGGACTAG
- a CDS encoding FeoA family protein, producing MTLDKLAPLDRAEITRVDWDALAPDEAKRLRALGIDEGARVAIAHRGVFLGKDPIALMVGRMSVAIRRVHARAMTVELV from the coding sequence CTGACTCTCGATAAGCTGGCGCCGCTCGATCGCGCCGAAATCACCCGCGTGGACTGGGACGCGCTCGCGCCCGACGAGGCCAAGCGCCTGCGCGCGCTGGGCATCGACGAAGGCGCTCGCGTGGCCATTGCCCACCGCGGCGTTTTCCTGGGCAAGGACCCCATCGCGCTGATGGTGGGCCGCATGTCGGTGGCCATCCGCCGTGTCCATGCCCGCGCCATGACGGTGGAGCTGGTATGA
- the feoB gene encoding ferrous iron transporter B, which yields MSRLRTAALVGNPNAGKSALFNALTGARQKIANYPGVTVERKAGRMFLPSGEPVELIDLPGSYSLDPASPDEEVTRKVVQGEFPGEAVPDVLVVVIDAANLEQHLVFAQELVALGRPVVVALNMVDLAERDGLVVDPDALSAALGVPVVSTVAVRRRGLEALAEAIGESDKQDLSTRHEVAALTLPERRLAARNMAKGAILSESGEHRLHASLDKVLLHPWLGPVILFGLLFVIFQAVFAWATPFADAIDGGITALIGLVEGAMPEGILRDFITEGVLTGVGSVVVFLPQIIILFAFILAMEQSGYMARAAFIMDRLMAYVGLSGRSFIPLLSSFACAIPGIMATRAIADPKDRLTTILVAPLMTCSARLPVYAVIIAAFIPATSVGPGIGLQGLVLFALYVAGIVGAMIVALVLRRTVAKGGASGFIMELPRYQLPPVRDLLIGLWQRAWVFLRRAGTIIFAATIALWVLLSFPKADPGESQLDVSIAGQVADGLHVVMEPIGFNREISLAIIPAMAAREVAVSALATTYAVDAEDEEAEAAGLIPRLQAGWSLPTALAFLAWFVFAPQCISTIAVARRETNGWKWPAFMVAYLFGLAYVFAGLTYWGAVALGL from the coding sequence ATGAGCCGCCTGCGGACCGCCGCCCTCGTCGGCAACCCCAATGCGGGCAAGAGCGCGCTGTTCAACGCGCTCACCGGTGCCCGCCAGAAGATCGCCAACTATCCCGGCGTCACCGTGGAGCGGAAGGCCGGACGCATGTTCCTGCCGAGCGGCGAACCGGTGGAGCTGATCGACCTGCCCGGCTCCTATTCGCTCGACCCCGCCAGCCCGGACGAGGAAGTCACCCGGAAGGTGGTGCAGGGCGAGTTTCCCGGCGAAGCCGTGCCCGACGTGCTGGTGGTGGTCATCGATGCCGCCAACCTCGAACAGCACCTCGTCTTCGCACAGGAGCTGGTCGCCCTCGGTCGCCCGGTCGTGGTCGCGCTCAACATGGTCGACCTCGCCGAACGCGACGGGCTGGTCGTCGATCCCGATGCCCTGTCCGCGGCGCTCGGCGTACCGGTCGTTTCCACCGTTGCCGTCCGCCGGCGCGGGCTGGAAGCCCTGGCGGAGGCCATCGGCGAATCCGACAAGCAGGACCTTTCCACCCGGCACGAGGTCGCCGCGCTGACCCTGCCCGAGCGCCGCCTGGCCGCGCGCAACATGGCCAAGGGCGCGATCCTTTCCGAAAGCGGCGAGCACAGGCTGCATGCCAGCCTCGACAAGGTGCTGCTGCACCCCTGGCTTGGTCCCGTCATCCTGTTCGGCCTGCTGTTCGTCATCTTCCAGGCCGTGTTCGCCTGGGCGACACCCTTTGCCGATGCCATCGACGGCGGCATCACCGCGCTGATCGGCCTGGTGGAAGGCGCCATGCCCGAAGGGATTCTCCGCGATTTCATCACCGAAGGCGTGCTGACCGGCGTCGGCTCGGTGGTCGTCTTCCTGCCGCAGATCATTATCCTGTTTGCCTTCATTCTGGCGATGGAACAGTCGGGCTACATGGCCCGCGCGGCCTTCATCATGGACCGCCTGATGGCCTACGTCGGCCTGTCGGGACGCAGCTTCATCCCGCTGCTGTCCAGCTTCGCCTGCGCCATTCCCGGCATCATGGCGACCCGCGCGATTGCCGATCCCAAGGACCGGCTGACCACTATCCTCGTCGCGCCGCTGATGACCTGTTCGGCGCGCCTGCCGGTCTATGCCGTGATCATCGCGGCCTTCATCCCGGCGACTTCGGTCGGGCCGGGCATTGGCTTGCAGGGCCTCGTCCTGTTCGCGCTCTACGTGGCGGGCATCGTCGGGGCGATGATCGTGGCGCTGGTGCTGCGTCGCACCGTGGCAAAGGGCGGCGCATCGGGCTTCATCATGGAGCTGCCGCGTTACCAGTTGCCGCCCGTGCGTGACCTGCTGATCGGCCTGTGGCAGCGCGCCTGGGTGTTCCTGCGCCGCGCCGGTACCATCATTTTCGCCGCGACCATTGCCCTGTGGGTGCTGCTCAGCTTCCCCAAGGCCGATCCGGGTGAAAGCCAGCTCGATGTCAGCATCGCCGGGCAGGTGGCCGACGGGCTGCACGTCGTGATGGAGCCGATCGGCTTCAACCGCGAGATCAGCCTGGCGATCATCCCGGCCATGGCCGCCCGCGAAGTGGCCGTCAGTGCGCTGGCGACCACCTATGCTGTCGATGCCGAGGACGAGGAGGCGGAGGCCGCCGGCCTGATCCCGCGCCTGCAGGCGGGCTGGAGCCTGCCCACCGCGCTGGCCTTCCTCGCCTGGTTCGTCTTCGCGCCGCAGTGCATCTCCACCATCGCGGTTGCCCGGCGCGAGACCAACGGCTGGAAGTGGCCGGCCTTCATGGTCGCCTACCTGTTCGGCCTGGCCTACGTCTTTGCCGGCCTGACCTACTGGGGCGCGGTGGCGCTGGGGCTGTAG
- the ssb gene encoding single-stranded DNA-binding protein, which produces MAGSLNKVMLIGNLGADPEIRSFQNGGRVANLRIATSETWKDRNTGERQERTEWHTVAIFSEGLVNVCENYLRKGSKVYVEGQLQTRKWQDQNGQDRYSTEVVLRGFNGTLVMLDGRGEGGGGGGGFGGGQRGGGSGGGFGGGGGGQPSGGGSNYDDLDDDIPF; this is translated from the coding sequence ATGGCGGGCAGTCTCAACAAGGTCATGCTGATCGGAAACCTGGGTGCAGACCCGGAGATCCGCAGCTTCCAGAACGGTGGACGCGTGGCGAACCTGCGCATCGCCACCAGCGAGACCTGGAAGGACCGCAACACCGGCGAGCGGCAGGAACGCACCGAGTGGCACACTGTCGCCATCTTCTCGGAAGGTCTGGTGAACGTCTGCGAGAACTACCTGCGCAAGGGCAGCAAGGTTTACGTCGAGGGCCAGCTGCAGACCCGCAAGTGGCAGGACCAGAACGGCCAGGACCGCTATTCCACCGAGGTGGTACTGCGCGGTTTCAACGGCACGCTGGTGATGCTCGATGGTCGCGGTGAAGGCGGCGGCGGCGGCGGCGGCTTCGGCGGTGGCCAGCGCGGCGGCGGTTCGGGTGGCGGCTTCGGCGGCGGTGGTGGCGGCCAGCCTTCGGGCGGCGGCTCCAACTACGACGACCTCGACGACGATATCCCGTTCTGA
- a CDS encoding YceD family protein has protein sequence MSDTSEFSRMVDRRSLTAEPMVLEADDAERAALAKRFEIVAVESLKATLSLEADGEQVRASGQLEADIVQSCAVSGEDLSVQVREDLSLLFVPESSLAEAAPDEEIELAEEELDEIPYSGTAFDLGEAVAQSLALAIDPYAVGPQADEARQRHGLLEEGAAGPLAEALKGLKKD, from the coding sequence ATGAGCGACACCTCCGAATTCAGCCGCATGGTGGACCGCCGCTCGCTGACCGCCGAGCCGATGGTACTCGAAGCCGACGATGCCGAGCGCGCCGCGCTGGCCAAGCGCTTCGAGATCGTCGCGGTCGAGAGCCTCAAGGCCACGCTGTCGCTGGAAGCCGACGGCGAGCAAGTGCGTGCCAGCGGACAGCTGGAAGCCGATATCGTGCAGAGCTGCGCTGTCTCGGGCGAAGACCTGTCGGTGCAGGTGCGCGAGGACCTGTCGCTGCTGTTCGTGCCCGAAAGCAGCCTGGCCGAGGCCGCTCCCGACGAGGAAATCGAGCTGGCGGAAGAGGAACTGGACGAGATCCCCTATTCCGGCACCGCCTTCGACCTTGGCGAAGCCGTGGCGCAAAGCCTGGCGCTGGCCATCGATCCCTACGCGGTCGGCCCGCAAGCAGACGAGGCGCGCCAGCGCCACGGCCTCCTGGAAGAAGGGGCCGCCGGCCCGTTGGCCGAGGCGCTGAAGGGGCTGAAGAAGGACTGA